The following nucleotide sequence is from Candidatus Latescibacter sp..
TTACCTCCGCGACCTCCTTCGCCAGGGGAGAAAGGTCAGGGTGCGGGCTAAAATCGACAGCCGGTATTTCACCGACGGCCAGCTTCCCTATGTCACCGGCGTGGTGAAAGGCGCCGGGCCGGAGGGGGAGGAGGTGCTCATTACCGGGCATCTGAACGAGTGGGGCGCCAACGACAATGCCGCCGGATGCTCAGCCATCCTCGAAGCGGTAGGGACATTGAACGATCTCATCAAATCGGGAATGCTTCCCCGTCCGAAAAGGTCCATACGGGTGCTGCTTGGCGGCGAGATGTACGGTTCTCTTCCCTGGGTGGCGAAGAACCTTCAGCAGATGCATGACAAGACTGTGGCCGTGGTATGCTGCGACAGCCCCGCCGATAACTACGATCTGGCTACAACAGCAGTCGGCATCGCCATGAATCCCAATGTCTGTCCCACCTATACAGACGCCGTATTCCCTGAGATCGTCCGCCTCTACTACGCCAGATACAACCGTGACCGTCAGTGGTATACCATGCCCTATTCCATGGGAACGGACACCTATTTCTGCGAGCCGATGATCGGCGCCCCGACCAACTGGATTTACATGTTCGCCGGCGGCCACCTGCACCATAACAACATGGACACCATCGACAAGGTCGATCCCCGCTCCATCCGTGAACTGAGCTTTCTGAACGCCGCTTATCTCTACACGTTAGCCAATGCGGGATTCGATGAGGTTCCCTGGTTCGCCGGCCTGACTTTCGCCCGAGGGGTCAACGTGATCACAGAAAAGGCGACTGAGGCTGAAACAAAAGTCCAGAGCGCCAAAGACGGGATGGAGCTGGGGAAAGCCCTGGCCGACGGCATCGAGCGCATCGAGTATTACACCGGCCTTCAGAAACAGGCAGTCGAAAGCATCGAGCGGATTGTCCAGGCCGATAAGAAAGCGGCCGCTCGCGCAGCCATTTCCCGTCATACATTGTCTCTGGATGAGTTCGGCAAGTCCCTGACCAGGAGTCTGCGCGCCTTGGCCGATACCCGGAGTAAAACCGAGTCCATCGCCCTTGTTATGCCGGTAAAGCAGGCAAGCGCCTGGGAGAAAGAGGCTGCGATCATCATACCGAACCGTCACCTTCCCGGCACGCTGTTTCTCGAGGAGATACCGTTCACCGAGTGGAAGGAAGTGACGAGTTCCCCGCACTGGTGGAGCGCGAACAATCCGGCCTCGGCCTCCTGGTGGTGGGTGGACGGCAAGCGTAACCTGGTGGAGATCAAGAAGCTCTGCGAGCTAGAGTCCGGTCAGCCCATCGTCAATTTCAACCTGATCAATTACTATACATTTCTGAGAGACCACAAGTACGTGGAGTTCGTGAAATAACTGTCTGAACCTTGATTATCTTGATTCAAGGATTTTCTTGATTAAAAAAGTCTGAACCGCAGATTAATCGGATGTAATTAGCCCGAATTATACAGGTAAAAGGGATTTTAGTCTCTGTGAGCGTTAAAACTACAGCCCCCTAAATCCCCCAAAGGGGGACTTAAAAGACTGCAAGACAATGCATAATCGGTTTATTAAAAAAGTTACATTTTTGCATTTTCATCTTTACCACATGCAAGAAGCTGCACTAAAAAGGATAAGTTTGGACTTTGGGCTATTTTTTCAGCTTTGCCGGCTCGGTAAAAATTACCTTTTCATGGGTATAGGTCACCTTCCCGGGGCCTTGACCTTTCCTTTTCACCACATACTTGACCAGCGTCCATGCCACGGGGACGAAAGCCGAAGTCTTTGCTTTGGAATAGTAAGCCGCGATAGAGGCCGCCAGCTCGATGCTCCGGTGGTCGGGCATCTGCTTTCCGGGTGAGCGCAGAATGACATGCGAGCCTCCCACTCCCTGCGCATGGAGCCATACATCGTTACGGCGCGCCCAGCGGACCAGTTCATCGTTTTCAGCATCATTACGGCCCACGAGGATTTCCAGGCCGGAATCGGAAGTAAACCGCCGGGGGAATTTCTCCATCGCTTCCGGCTCCCGTGAAGCTGAGATATTCCTGGCGTATCGGGCGGCTATTTTTTTAAGCTCACGGATGTCTTCGATGGAAACAAGTGATTTCCTTTCTTCCTTTATCTCCTCCAGACGCTTCGAAAGCGTACGGAGGCGTTCCACTGCCGCTTTCGCCGCCGAACGCAGTTTGCGGGCGCGGGTGAAAAGACGTTCGGCGTTCGCGGAACCATCGAGCGCCCGGTCAAGCTCCACCTCGATCTCTCCCCCGGAATAGGGATCGGGGAGGAGAATTGATTTCATACCCTTTTTTATGAGGCGAAGACCCGCCAGCAGGGCATTCGCCCGCCGCTCAAGCTCTTCAGGCTCAGACTCTCCGCCCCGTTCATGCTCGATCTTGCTGATGGTGCCGATTATATTTTTTTCCTCACGGGCAAGGGCGGAATGGATCGACTGAAGAACGCTCCGGAATTCGAGAGCACGCTCTCGTTCTTTGGCGTAAGATGCCACCGCATCATTGAGATCGTCGAAATAACGGTCCCGTTCGGCGGCGGAAGCCATGGGAACGGGGAACACATCGCGGGGGATAGCAGTTCTGGCGTCCATGATTACAGCGCCGCCCTCTCCGCCCTGCTCTATGATTGCGATCAGGCGCAAAGCCGCGGTAAGCAGCTTTTCCTTATCCCCGCAACCGAGCGAGGAAACCGGGGTATCCGGCGCCATGCCGATGAGAGCGAGAATTTCTCCGGCAAAGATTCTGCTTCCTCCCGCAAGAGAGGACAGCACTTCCGATACCGCGCCCTCACTGGCTTCCAGCATGTTCAACAGGTTGGAAAGAGAATCGGCAGACATATCTGGGAAACCCCGTGACGGCGGCGGCTCATAGGGAATGCCGGGATAGATGGAGCGGTATCCGCTCTCACGGCGGGTTACCAGGCGGGTGGCGCCCGCTATGATTCCGCCGGGATCGACCACGATGAGATTGGCGTTGCGGCCGGTCATCTCGAAAACCAGGCGGAAGCCCGATTCCGAAGCGAACGTGAGTATTCTGTCGCCCGGAGTTCGGGTAATGCCGATGAGTTTTTTCCCGGCGAATTTTGAAAAATGCCAGTCCTGGGCGTTTTTCAGTGGAATGAACCGCTTCTCGATGACACAGAGGTAGGGCATGTCGGGAATGCAGGCAAGCTTGAGCGCTTTTTCACCCTCGAAACCGAGGTGGAGTGTGGTGAAATCTTTGAGCCGGACCGCATCGATTACCCTTCCTGAAAATTCTCTCTCCAGGAGGGTTCTCTGCGCAACGATGGTGTAGTAATCCATTTATTCAAGTATTCTCCGCATGGCATCCAGTCCGAGAATATACGAGAATTCGCCGAATCCGCTGATCTGTCCCCGGCAGACCGGGGCGGTAACCGAGGTTTTCCGGAACTCTTCGCGGCTGTGGATATTGGAGAGGTGAACTTCTACGAAGGGGATGGTTACCGCGGCGATTGCATCCCGTATGGAGATGCTTGTATGGGTATATCCTCCGGGATTGATGATCACGCCGTCGTATTTCACGGCGGCCGCCTGGATGGCATCGATAATTCCGCCCTCGCTGTTCGACTGAAACGTCTCCACCGCAAGCCCGATGGAAGCGCCGTGGCTCACTATCTCATGATTTATCGCTTCAAGCGGCTTTTCACCATAAATTCCCTTTTCACGCATCCCGAGAAGGTTGAGATTCGGGCCGTGGATGATAAGTATTTTTTTCATGGCATGCTCCATAGAAAGAAGAATAAAGAGTCATTACTTAAAAAAAATGGCAAGCGCTGGAGATGCGCCCCTCTCTTTTCAAGAGAGGGGATCAAGGGGTGAGTTCAATTCACATGAACAGCTTGGAAACGGAAGTCCCCATGTGAATTGCAGCGATGGCTTCACTGAAGAGACGGGCCACACTCAATACGGTTATTTTTGGGTGGCAGTTAGTTCTGGTCTGATCGATGGTGTTGGTGGTTACAAATTCACTGATGGGGGATTCCTGGATACGGTCGCAGGCATTTCCTGTCAGGACGCCGTGAGTACACCCTGCAATCAAATTCAGAGCTCCATGCTCCTGCAAAGCGCGGCAGGCTTCCACCATGGAACCGCCCGTGCTGACCTCATCGTCTATGATGACACAGTCCCTCCCCTTAACATCCCCGATGATCCGCAGGATGGTTGCCTTTTCATCGTCCGAGTAGCGGCGTTTGTCAAGGATCACCATGGGAACGTCGAGGCGGCGGGCGAACGCTTCGGCTCTCTTGGCGGAACCTACATCCGGGGCGGCGATGACAAAGTTTTCCAGATGTTTCTCCTCGATATAATTACTCATGGTATGCTGAATTTGAAGCTGGTCGACCGGTATCCGTGAAAAACCCACAATCTGCGGTGCATGGAGGTCCATGGTGAGGATACGGTCGGCCCCGGCTGTCTCAAGGAGATCGGCCACAAGACGGGCGGTGATGGAAATGCGCGGTTCATCTTTCTTGTCCGACCGGACATAGGGATA
It contains:
- a CDS encoding NFACT family protein; translation: MDYYTIVAQRTLLEREFSGRVIDAVRLKDFTTLHLGFEGEKALKLACIPDMPYLCVIEKRFIPLKNAQDWHFSKFAGKKLIGITRTPGDRILTFASESGFRLVFEMTGRNANLIVVDPGGIIAGATRLVTRRESGYRSIYPGIPYEPPPSRGFPDMSADSLSNLLNMLEASEGAVSEVLSSLAGGSRIFAGEILALIGMAPDTPVSSLGCGDKEKLLTAALRLIAIIEQGGEGGAVIMDARTAIPRDVFPVPMASAAERDRYFDDLNDAVASYAKERERALEFRSVLQSIHSALAREEKNIIGTISKIEHERGGESEPEELERRANALLAGLRLIKKGMKSILLPDPYSGGEIEVELDRALDGSANAERLFTRARKLRSAAKAAVERLRTLSKRLEEIKEERKSLVSIEDIRELKKIAARYARNISASREPEAMEKFPRRFTSDSGLEILVGRNDAENDELVRWARRNDVWLHAQGVGGSHVILRSPGKQMPDHRSIELAASIAAYYSKAKTSAFVPVAWTLVKYVVKRKGQGPGKVTYTHEKVIFTEPAKLKK
- a CDS encoding ribose-phosphate pyrophosphokinase translates to MKRRLKIFAGQSNPELAQEICDSLSINPGQMTANKFSNCNIKVRIEESVREDDVFVIQTGYPDTNEALMELLIIIDALKYASASRITAVMPYYPYVRSDKKDEPRISITARLVADLLETAGADRILTMDLHAPQIVGFSRIPVDQLQIQHTMSNYIEEKHLENFVIAAPDVGSAKRAEAFARRLDVPMVILDKRRYSDDEKATILRIIGDVKGRDCVIIDDEVSTGGSMVEACRALQEHGALNLIAGCTHGVLTGNACDRIQESPISEFVTTNTIDQTRTNCHPKITVLSVARLFSEAIAAIHMGTSVSKLFM
- a CDS encoding M28 family peptidase — protein: MSRFIVALFAALFTFSSLPAFVQAADINQLFQAVQGEISGNRARDYVMRIWLHDKWNNLPEWQKANREAQLIMQERGFDEALLLGTPADGVTKSCAWTNPIGWEAKQATLEVIEPNVPDEFRYLCNYRDNPTSLNAWSAPTPPGGIETELVLMEGSNPAELGKLNASGKIVLTSAGTRGMKRFMDKYGILGFLGDNIESLNVDFINANQWLNGWSDMPGGWWMTSYDSKKNFGFSISQKKANYLRDLLRQGRKVRVRAKIDSRYFTDGQLPYVTGVVKGAGPEGEEVLITGHLNEWGANDNAAGCSAILEAVGTLNDLIKSGMLPRPKRSIRVLLGGEMYGSLPWVAKNLQQMHDKTVAVVCCDSPADNYDLATTAVGIAMNPNVCPTYTDAVFPEIVRLYYARYNRDRQWYTMPYSMGTDTYFCEPMIGAPTNWIYMFAGGHLHHNNMDTIDKVDPRSIRELSFLNAAYLYTLANAGFDEVPWFAGLTFARGVNVITEKATEAETKVQSAKDGMELGKALADGIERIEYYTGLQKQAVESIERIVQADKKAAARAAISRHTLSLDEFGKSLTRSLRALADTRSKTESIALVMPVKQASAWEKEAAIIIPNRHLPGTLFLEEIPFTEWKEVTSSPHWWSANNPASASWWWVDGKRNLVEIKKLCELESGQPIVNFNLINYYTFLRDHKYVEFVK
- the aroQ gene encoding type II 3-dehydroquinate dehydratase, whose protein sequence is MKKILIIHGPNLNLLGMREKGIYGEKPLEAINHEIVSHGASIGLAVETFQSNSEGGIIDAIQAAAVKYDGVIINPGGYTHTSISIRDAIAAVTIPFVEVHLSNIHSREEFRKTSVTAPVCRGQISGFGEFSYILGLDAMRRILE